In the genome of Flexistipes sinusarabici DSM 4947, one region contains:
- the cas6 gene encoding CRISPR system precrRNA processing endoribonuclease RAMP protein Cas6: MFIKYQKYDFTIQFSETTYSDVFPAFLLRSVLGKELKSFACVLRRRKCEECPLKFQCAYSYIFESPISKDNEFLKGRDKVSHPFTISCSEDADKKLDSLHFRLTLFGRGIDYFPYIFYAFKKGGESGLFRRKTKYDIVSIFADGKMVNDGESEELGIPEPKDWELSTGTSEIYKKISINMDSPLRLKINGKYTDKITYRDFLYAAVRRAEILSSKYGINNVDTHLTKKLSEKSENICIYWKDYDRYSARQKQKMKLGGCVGHMDLEGYFTSYELSLLNFSEIFGLGKNTGFGFGKISVEDLDG; the protein is encoded by the coding sequence GTGTTTATCAAGTACCAAAAATATGATTTTACAATCCAATTTTCAGAAACCACTTATTCTGATGTATTTCCGGCCTTTTTGTTGAGATCTGTATTGGGAAAAGAACTCAAATCATTTGCCTGTGTACTCAGAAGAAGAAAATGCGAAGAATGCCCCCTTAAATTTCAATGCGCCTACTCTTATATCTTTGAATCACCCATATCCAAAGACAACGAATTTTTAAAAGGACGAGATAAAGTTTCCCATCCTTTTACGATTTCTTGCAGCGAGGATGCTGACAAAAAACTTGATAGCTTACATTTCCGCCTTACATTATTTGGCAGAGGTATCGATTATTTTCCTTATATATTTTATGCCTTCAAAAAAGGTGGAGAGAGTGGACTCTTCCGCAGAAAAACAAAGTATGACATTGTCAGCATTTTTGCTGACGGGAAGATGGTGAATGACGGTGAAAGTGAAGAACTGGGGATCCCCGAGCCAAAAGATTGGGAGCTGTCAACAGGTACAAGTGAAATTTATAAAAAAATAAGTATAAATATGGATTCTCCGTTACGGTTAAAAATTAACGGAAAATATACTGACAAAATAACATACAGAGATTTTTTATACGCGGCTGTAAGAAGAGCTGAAATATTATCCTCCAAATATGGGATTAATAACGTTGATACGCATCTGACAAAAAAATTGTCAGAAAAATCGGAAAACATTTGTATATACTGGAAGGATTATGACCGATATTCAGCAAGACAGAAACAAAAAATGAAATTAGGCGGATGCGTTGGTCATATGGATTTGGAGGGTTATTTCACATCTTATGAGTTATCATTGCTTAATTTCAGTGAAATTTTTGGGTTAGGTAAAAATACAGGCTTTGGTTTTGGTAAAATTTCAGTGGAGGATTTGGATGGGTAG